From Verrucomicrobia bacterium S94, the proteins below share one genomic window:
- a CDS encoding aminotransferase class V-fold PLP-dependent enzyme produces MGLLDGFIYKIAREDWEMEAVNALNYKTFVEEIPQHEANPERKLKDKFHDENTYIICVHEERRILAGMIAFRDKRPFSLDEKLSDLDAYLPPGRSLCEIRLLAVEEEFRYTRISQGLIATLVQHAIDRGHDLAVISGTVRQIKLYKFLGFTPFGPLVGTEDAQYQPMYLTLEAYKDLKTRSRSFAKKEPELANDDTILFNFLPGPVDFGKQVQEVYKEKPCSHRGDDFIKDFQKLRRLLCDLTKADQVQVLMGPGTLANDAVAGQLSLLCSTGLILVSGEFGRRLTRNANGAKLFFHTLEIPEGESFSREMVEQQFKQHPEIGWVWATHCETSTGVLHDIEMFQDVCEAYNAKLCLDCISSLGTVPVDLSGVYLASGTSGKGLASISGLCMVFHNHDLEPAPDDLPCALDLGIYQKQAGIPFTIQSNLVYALLAALESHDWNKRFADVREWSIRIRRKLAEIDAPILAPDSCAMPAVVTIALPEIHSSERIGDKLKEHGVLISYRSDYLLERNWIQACMMGAEHKPPEKFIRLLREELLR; encoded by the coding sequence ATGGGATTGCTCGACGGATTTATCTATAAAATTGCCCGGGAAGATTGGGAAATGGAGGCGGTAAACGCACTCAATTACAAGACTTTTGTGGAGGAGATTCCTCAGCATGAAGCCAATCCTGAGCGCAAACTGAAGGATAAGTTTCATGATGAAAACACCTATATTATCTGTGTTCATGAAGAGCGGCGTATACTTGCGGGCATGATCGCTTTTCGCGATAAGCGGCCGTTTTCCCTGGATGAAAAGCTCAGCGATCTCGATGCCTATCTTCCGCCGGGGCGTTCGCTTTGCGAAATCCGTCTGCTGGCTGTTGAGGAAGAGTTCCGCTATACCCGGATTTCGCAGGGATTGATTGCCACGCTGGTGCAGCATGCGATTGATCGAGGACACGATCTCGCCGTTATTTCGGGGACCGTCCGCCAGATTAAACTGTATAAATTTCTGGGGTTTACCCCGTTCGGTCCACTGGTTGGAACCGAGGATGCTCAGTACCAGCCGATGTATCTGACGCTTGAAGCGTATAAGGATTTGAAAACGCGGTCGCGTTCCTTTGCCAAAAAAGAGCCGGAACTGGCTAATGATGATACCATACTGTTCAACTTTCTCCCCGGTCCGGTTGATTTCGGCAAACAGGTGCAGGAAGTTTATAAAGAAAAACCGTGTTCGCATCGGGGTGATGATTTTATAAAAGATTTCCAGAAACTGCGGCGGCTGTTGTGCGACTTGACGAAGGCGGATCAGGTGCAGGTGCTTATGGGGCCGGGGACGTTGGCGAATGATGCGGTTGCGGGGCAGTTGTCGCTGCTCTGTTCCACCGGACTGATTCTGGTGAGCGGCGAATTCGGCCGCCGTCTCACCCGGAATGCCAATGGAGCAAAACTGTTTTTCCATACATTGGAAATTCCGGAGGGGGAATCCTTCTCCAGAGAAATGGTTGAACAGCAGTTTAAACAGCATCCTGAAATTGGCTGGGTCTGGGCGACGCATTGCGAAACGTCGACCGGGGTGCTGCACGACATTGAAATGTTTCAGGATGTTTGTGAGGCCTATAATGCGAAACTCTGCCTGGACTGTATCAGTTCCCTCGGCACGGTCCCGGTGGATCTTTCGGGGGTTTATCTGGCATCTGGAACCAGCGGAAAGGGACTGGCTTCAATTTCCGGACTCTGTATGGTGTTTCACAATCATGATCTGGAGCCTGCTCCGGATGATTTGCCGTGTGCGCTTGATCTGGGAATTTATCAGAAACAGGCGGGAATTCCGTTTACGATACAGTCTAATCTGGTTTATGCCCTGCTTGCCGCACTGGAATCGCACGACTGGAATAAACGGTTTGCGGATGTGCGCGAGTGGTCAATCCGGATACGGAGAAAACTGGCCGAAATCGATGCGCCGATTCTGGCCCCCGATTCCTGTGCAATGCCGGCTGTGGTTACCATCGCTTTGCCGGAAATTCACTCCTCAGAGCGTATTGGGGATAAATTGAAAGAGCATGGCGTATTAATCAGTTACCGCAGTGACTATCTTCTCGAGCGAAACTGGATTCAGGCCTGTATGATGGGGGCGGAACATAAGCCGCCGGAGAAATTTATCCGGTTGCTCCGAGAGGAGCTTTTGCGTTAA
- a CDS encoding glycerol-3-phosphate acyltransferase, giving the protein MIDRDIICILIAYLLGGICTGYYLVRLKTKRDIRECGSGGVGARNAGRILGASGFAVTLLGDALKGLAAVALAHWFGLAAPVVSLVLVAVVAGHVWPLFLQFRGGRGIAPAIGAYLAFDSNLAMLLFGLTLVLLIFRRGFILSGLTAFLTLPLVAYALDMPDHAVAALTAVSVIILFAHRERIRKAFSAGLPQKEA; this is encoded by the coding sequence ATGATAGACAGGGACATCATCTGCATTCTGATTGCCTATCTGCTCGGCGGAATCTGCACGGGTTATTATCTGGTTCGTTTGAAGACGAAAAGAGATATCCGTGAATGCGGCAGCGGGGGAGTCGGTGCGCGTAATGCCGGGCGCATACTGGGCGCATCCGGGTTCGCGGTTACGTTGCTGGGGGATGCACTGAAAGGTCTGGCCGCTGTTGCGCTGGCGCATTGGTTCGGGCTTGCTGCGCCGGTGGTTTCGCTGGTTCTGGTCGCGGTTGTTGCCGGGCATGTCTGGCCGCTTTTCCTTCAGTTTCGCGGAGGGCGTGGCATTGCTCCTGCAATCGGAGCTTATCTTGCATTCGACAGCAACCTTGCAATGCTGCTGTTCGGTCTTACGCTTGTTCTGCTGATTTTCCGTCGGGGTTTTATTCTGAGTGGTCTAACGGCTTTTCTGACCCTTCCGCTGGTTGCCTATGCACTCGACATGCCGGACCATGCGGTTGCTGCATTGACTGCGGTTTCGGTAATCATTCTGTTTGCTCATCGTGAGCGGATTCGCAAAGCATTTTCGGCTGGGTTGCCGCAAAAGGAGGCATAA
- a CDS encoding SDR family oxidoreductase, with product MKRNESVLITGASSGIGFVTANYLCQLGYQVFAGIRTSSNEVKFEDGIVPVTLDVTDEKSVTTAFRIIRNTTSAGLGAVVCNAGLPQAGPMEHLNLQRFNDLLDVNVLGNIRIIQASIPLLRSQSGTIIFIGSISGRISLPFQGAYSASKFALEAITDALRVELRPWNIPVTIIEPGNVKTKIRTRALSNIEADLTALTPQHRLLYEPIYRFALNHASRKSAEPIAVAKLVERILRSNKIKPRYLLGKDAILLHLISRLPTAWRDRIISSKLPEYGN from the coding sequence ATGAAAAGAAACGAATCAGTACTCATCACAGGCGCTTCATCAGGTATAGGATTTGTTACTGCAAACTACCTCTGCCAACTCGGTTATCAGGTATTTGCAGGTATCAGAACCTCTTCAAACGAAGTGAAGTTTGAGGATGGGATTGTTCCGGTAACGTTAGATGTTACCGATGAAAAATCGGTTACCACTGCCTTTAGAATAATCAGAAATACAACATCAGCCGGCCTGGGAGCAGTTGTATGTAATGCCGGACTCCCTCAAGCAGGCCCGATGGAACATTTGAATCTTCAGCGGTTTAACGACCTGCTCGACGTAAACGTTCTGGGAAATATACGAATTATTCAAGCCTCTATACCTCTTCTCCGATCCCAATCAGGAACTATTATTTTCATAGGATCCATCAGCGGACGCATATCCTTACCCTTTCAAGGCGCCTACAGTGCTTCCAAATTTGCGCTGGAAGCTATCACAGATGCTCTACGTGTAGAACTCCGCCCATGGAATATTCCGGTCACCATTATCGAACCCGGCAATGTAAAAACCAAAATCCGAACCAGGGCTTTGAGTAATATAGAGGCCGACCTAACAGCGTTGACTCCTCAGCACCGATTGCTTTATGAACCTATATACAGGTTTGCTCTGAATCATGCTTCCCGAAAATCTGCCGAGCCAATAGCCGTTGCAAAACTGGTGGAACGCATACTTAGATCAAACAAAATTAAACCGAGATACCTGCTGGGAAAAGATGCGATTCTTCTGCATTTGATCTCCAGACTACCAACGGCATGGAGAGATAGAATTATATCCAGCAAACTTCCGGAATACGGAAATTAA
- a CDS encoding FAD-binding oxidoreductase produces MSVRSAIDAWEKQLGAAAVIHDARALEKYTRSVCASERQVVAVLKPVNHEQVEQIVETANTYRVPLYPISQGKQWGMGSKLPVRDGAAIVDLSGMNRILEISERFHYAVVEPGVTQRQLLDHIEQHRLKLILNVTGSSSDTSLIGNALDRGVGYFDSRADGISNMKIVLGNGQTLQTGFGHYPDSKTQNLYPHGVGPSLDGLFPQGNFGIVTSACIDLMPKSECMITAAISIKNESDLPQLVDGLVNLRRSGHIRTVAHLGNQERTHISLAPHVYQALLREGHLPGTDLINYVNEMLKSSSFGTWSVGVGLVGSKQQVKNSKKEIRRVLGSIATVRFIGDKTLKVAEKVATWFKWIPGMHEKLLLLKAVMPISGLAQGKASDASLKTLYWPVGDLENLDSLDPDLSHSGTLFCLPVVPAASKDVLQVVTETEKIFSEYGFDVAITLNLLSAKCMEGVVSLAFDRRDQEQVRRAHKCIQDMEARYVDMGYPPYRVGINSMHHVVRKGDVFWNTVQNLKDILDPNRIISPGRYNFD; encoded by the coding sequence ATGTCCGTACGTTCTGCCATTGATGCCTGGGAAAAACAGCTGGGTGCTGCTGCGGTTATTCACGATGCCCGGGCGCTGGAAAAATATACGCGCAGCGTGTGTGCCTCTGAGCGACAGGTTGTTGCCGTCCTGAAGCCGGTAAACCACGAGCAGGTTGAGCAGATTGTCGAGACGGCAAATACGTATCGAGTACCGCTTTATCCCATCAGTCAGGGAAAACAATGGGGTATGGGGTCGAAACTGCCGGTTCGCGATGGGGCGGCGATCGTTGATTTATCCGGTATGAACCGTATTCTTGAAATCAGTGAGCGGTTTCATTATGCCGTGGTTGAACCCGGTGTGACCCAGCGTCAGCTGCTGGATCATATTGAACAACACAGATTGAAGCTCATATTGAATGTGACCGGTTCTTCATCAGATACAAGCCTGATCGGTAATGCCCTTGATCGAGGCGTTGGCTATTTCGATTCACGAGCAGACGGTATCTCCAATATGAAAATCGTGCTCGGTAACGGTCAGACTCTTCAAACCGGATTTGGACATTATCCGGATTCCAAAACACAGAACTTATATCCTCACGGTGTTGGGCCATCTCTGGATGGATTGTTTCCTCAGGGAAATTTTGGGATCGTTACATCGGCCTGCATTGATCTAATGCCTAAATCAGAATGTATGATTACGGCAGCAATCAGTATCAAGAATGAGAGTGATCTTCCACAGTTAGTTGATGGTTTAGTGAACCTGCGCAGGAGTGGCCATATTCGGACAGTCGCACATCTGGGAAATCAAGAGCGAACACATATCTCCTTGGCTCCTCATGTCTATCAGGCATTACTTAGGGAAGGACATTTGCCGGGAACGGATCTCATTAACTATGTTAATGAAATGTTGAAGTCGAGTTCTTTCGGTACATGGTCTGTCGGGGTGGGTTTGGTCGGCTCGAAGCAGCAGGTTAAAAACAGTAAAAAGGAAATCCGCAGGGTATTGGGAAGTATCGCAACAGTTCGTTTCATTGGGGATAAAACATTGAAGGTAGCTGAGAAAGTGGCCACCTGGTTCAAGTGGATTCCCGGGATGCATGAAAAACTTCTGCTGCTTAAGGCTGTTATGCCGATTTCGGGTTTAGCGCAGGGAAAAGCATCGGATGCTTCGCTGAAAACGTTGTATTGGCCGGTAGGTGATCTGGAGAATCTGGACTCTCTGGATCCGGATCTCAGTCATAGTGGTACATTGTTCTGTCTGCCCGTCGTACCGGCGGCATCAAAAGATGTTTTGCAGGTTGTTACAGAAACAGAAAAAATATTTTCCGAATACGGTTTTGATGTTGCGATAACGCTGAATCTGCTTTCCGCAAAATGCATGGAAGGAGTCGTAAGTCTCGCTTTTGACCGAAGAGATCAGGAACAGGTCAGAAGGGCTCATAAATGTATTCAGGATATGGAGGCACGCTATGTTGATATGGGTTATCCACCCTATAGAGTAGGGATAAATTCTATGCACCATGTTGTACGAAAGGGTGATGTATTCTGGAATACCGTTCAGAATTTGAAGGATATTCTTGATCCGAACCGAATCATTTCGCCGGGAAGATACAATTTCGATTAA
- a CDS encoding hybrid sensor histidine kinase/response regulator, giving the protein MIAECKDKKGKVLVIDDERGPRESLRMVLKYDYDMVLAERVDAGINALREHNPDLVIMDIRMPEKSGIEGLREIREINPNVSIVMLTGYGDLETAQQAIRYGANDYLQKPFDTDEIQAVVKKYVERSKLNSRKKQAQEELTKMTQSLSREVGKTNKLTSLGAASSELVRDLRNPLTIIRGYLDLLNYELKEKRDSTSDEMSEYLDQIERNVERCAELVESWRALGRFDFSQLQRVNLPKLVNDCFRDAAAHSEISFSVQVDGAEDQYEMLGERLQVKRALQNLIDNAVTAVDNESAPSIAVEFSLTNSDIELKIKDNGCGVDTSSLRWIFEPFDNTATIEKGAGLGLFITKKVIEEHRGTLVFESRVGEGSIVTVRVPQAHTALGYFSNPASLAQG; this is encoded by the coding sequence ATGATCGCGGAATGCAAAGACAAAAAAGGTAAAGTGCTGGTCATCGATGATGAGCGCGGACCGCGTGAAAGTCTGCGCATGGTGTTGAAGTATGATTACGACATGGTGCTCGCGGAGCGGGTTGATGCGGGAATAAATGCCCTTCGGGAACATAACCCGGATCTGGTCATCATGGATATCCGTATGCCGGAAAAAAGCGGTATTGAAGGACTGCGGGAGATCCGCGAGATCAATCCGAATGTTTCTATTGTGATGCTCACCGGCTATGGCGACCTTGAAACCGCTCAGCAGGCGATCCGTTACGGTGCCAATGACTATCTTCAAAAACCGTTTGATACGGACGAAATTCAGGCGGTGGTCAAAAAATATGTCGAGCGTTCCAAGCTGAATTCCCGCAAAAAACAGGCACAGGAAGAGCTCACTAAAATGACGCAGTCGCTCAGCCGGGAAGTGGGGAAGACCAACAAGCTGACTTCACTCGGTGCAGCATCTTCGGAGCTGGTTCGCGATCTCCGGAATCCGTTGACCATTATTCGGGGTTATCTCGACCTGCTTAATTATGAATTGAAAGAAAAACGGGATTCCACTTCTGATGAGATGAGCGAATATCTTGATCAGATTGAACGCAATGTAGAGCGGTGTGCGGAGTTGGTTGAATCATGGCGTGCTCTGGGGCGCTTCGACTTTTCCCAGTTACAACGGGTGAACCTGCCGAAACTGGTGAATGACTGTTTCCGCGATGCGGCAGCCCATTCTGAAATCTCTTTTTCAGTGCAGGTAGATGGTGCCGAAGACCAGTATGAGATGCTTGGTGAGCGCCTGCAGGTGAAGCGGGCGCTTCAGAATCTGATCGATAATGCGGTTACCGCAGTCGACAACGAATCTGCTCCGAGTATTGCGGTGGAGTTCTCTTTGACCAACTCAGACATCGAACTGAAAATAAAAGATAACGGGTGCGGTGTGGACACCTCCTCACTGCGCTGGATCTTTGAACCGTTTGATAATACCGCCACTATTGAAAAAGGGGCTGGACTAGGCCTTTTCATCACTAAAAAAGTGATTGAAGAGCACCGCGGAACGCTGGTTTTCGAGAGCCGTGTCGGAGAGGGCAGTATTGTAACAGTCCGTGTACCGCAGGCTCATACGGCACTCGGTTATTTTTCTAATCCCGCATCGCTGGCACAGGGCTGA
- a CDS encoding beta-ketoacyl-[acyl-carrier-protein] synthase family protein, translating into MIGRNRVVITGIGVLAANGIGKDAFWNSLLAGKSGIDLVTLFSSENLAPCLAGEVPDFDVNAYIDRSLKPKRMGRFTQLALVAATDAIKDSRLNMDYMRSINSLPIIIGCSAPAMDLLGQHATTTTAVMSIPNAAASAIAYANELKASIQTISNGCASSLDAVAYASSFISTGKSDVALAGGADSTITEYVMNCFTKAKKLPSIADPPSKSCKPFDLNRSGGVIAEGAVIFILENENHATSRGASIYGTISAYGKANDPPKEREGIGLTLSMQHALQNAGLSTRDIDYINAHAPGDSTMDLSETDSIKAVFGNRAYDIPISSIKGSTGSAMGTGGGHQLACTLLSLQNKCIPHTTNLTVTDPYCDLDYVMAENRYIELNYAMVNTHGFGRSNGTLIVKNWK; encoded by the coding sequence GTGATCGGCAGAAACAGAGTGGTTATTACCGGTATTGGAGTACTCGCCGCCAACGGCATCGGCAAAGACGCATTCTGGAACTCCCTCCTCGCAGGCAAATCCGGCATCGATCTGGTTACTCTTTTTTCTTCCGAAAACCTCGCACCGTGTTTAGCAGGTGAAGTACCCGATTTTGACGTTAATGCGTATATTGATCGTTCTCTGAAACCCAAAAGAATGGGGCGTTTTACACAACTGGCATTAGTTGCAGCTACTGATGCAATAAAAGATTCAAGATTAAATATGGACTATATGCGGTCTATAAATTCACTGCCAATTATCATTGGGTGCTCAGCACCCGCAATGGATCTGCTTGGTCAACATGCAACAACGACTACGGCAGTCATGAGCATCCCAAATGCGGCAGCAAGTGCTATCGCATATGCGAATGAACTCAAAGCATCGATCCAGACAATTTCCAACGGTTGCGCATCGAGTTTAGATGCCGTGGCCTATGCATCCTCATTTATCTCTACCGGAAAATCTGATGTTGCACTTGCTGGCGGTGCTGATTCTACAATAACTGAATACGTTATGAATTGTTTTACTAAGGCAAAAAAACTCCCGTCAATTGCCGATCCTCCATCTAAGTCCTGCAAACCTTTTGATTTAAACCGTAGTGGAGGAGTTATTGCAGAAGGTGCCGTTATCTTTATTCTTGAGAACGAAAATCACGCCACATCAAGGGGAGCATCAATTTACGGAACCATTTCTGCATACGGAAAAGCAAATGACCCTCCAAAAGAAAGAGAAGGAATCGGCCTGACTCTTTCTATGCAGCATGCTCTTCAAAATGCAGGCTTATCCACACGGGATATTGACTACATAAACGCACATGCTCCCGGTGACAGCACTATGGATCTTTCCGAAACAGATTCTATTAAGGCAGTTTTTGGAAACCGGGCATATGATATTCCTATTTCCTCAATTAAAGGGTCTACAGGTAGTGCCATGGGCACAGGAGGAGGACACCAGCTAGCCTGCACTCTACTCTCCCTACAAAATAAATGCATTCCACATACTACCAATTTGACTGTAACAGATCCTTATTGCGATCTCGACTATGTAATGGCAGAGAACAGATATATTGAATTAAATTATGCCATGGTAAATACGCATGGGTTTGGCAGAAGTAACGGGACGCTAATTGTTAAGAACTGGAAGTAA
- a CDS encoding PAS domain-containing protein — translation MLTTTTILVLILITNIAVSLAILLTNSQRTQNRYFTFFSTIMSVWILFVMGIIHSNDALSALHFIKGASVAGTWIPPSFHLLCLSISNPNVSLKEQLLRARFPLILAFSTSILCLSHLFITKVSLMPVGSVPDATYGPGFALYTAYYPVHFTFTIITFFRALKKARGVQRVELQFVLTSIAMAIPVYLLIHMAAVLLESSQPQQYGPISIIPINLVIAYGIATRHILEVGTFIRRIIAYILQGIYLIFVYLLTYYLVLKGFSHLISDTDLPAQICATVVVAFSMAPMHGRFQKVAYKLVSSQSLNAPITMKKAGEIFQSITTQDALLCQFTDLLTESLKAQSVRLLIKTGGDFTEATSKGRVKVTLPPALVATLESTKDPISEDKLTRSRQTPTTKEVLRDLRTLNSQLATGVFSQSELRAVILFGSRTGGRIYDKTEQDTLQILCNQFAVALENARLYTAMQDSKIQNEIMLEQLASGVVVARPDRGITLFNNEAQKITGINEEQSIGKHITVLPREIYLALEVTLENENGVRNIDATIYPDENSEDFPKYIRMSSAFLLGHDGKPMGALLVITDITELKALEEQVRRSDQLSSVGTLAAGMAHEIKNPLVTIKTFTQLLPQRYNDEDFRKDFSSLVAHEVERIDGIVNELLSFSKPAKPHLIAMDIQETLDQILKLVHEQLSQNSIKLQNNCKADKSYIMGDAKLLSQAIINLILNAIDAIGENGTLTIGTINCAYRFATGDSPDRAVTRKCIRIQITDNGKGIARENLQKIFDPFFTSKSEGTGMGLSVAHGIISEHHGVIEVDSELGKGTTFYLYMPLLEEEVTS, via the coding sequence ATGCTAACAACAACCACGATACTAGTTCTTATTCTCATAACAAATATAGCGGTGAGCCTAGCAATTCTACTCACTAATTCCCAACGGACTCAAAATCGCTATTTCACTTTCTTTTCTACGATTATGAGTGTGTGGATTTTATTCGTGATGGGCATTATCCATTCAAACGATGCTCTATCGGCATTACATTTTATTAAAGGTGCATCAGTTGCAGGAACCTGGATCCCACCATCCTTCCACCTACTTTGCCTTTCAATTTCCAACCCTAATGTATCGCTGAAAGAACAACTGCTTCGCGCTCGTTTCCCTCTCATTCTGGCATTTTCCACCAGCATCTTATGCCTTAGCCATCTCTTTATTACAAAAGTATCATTAATGCCAGTCGGATCGGTTCCCGATGCGACATACGGTCCCGGATTCGCATTATACACTGCATATTATCCCGTTCATTTCACATTTACGATCATAACATTTTTCCGTGCTTTAAAAAAAGCACGAGGAGTTCAACGGGTAGAACTTCAATTTGTCTTAACTTCAATTGCTATGGCCATTCCAGTGTATCTTTTAATTCATATGGCCGCAGTGCTACTCGAGAGTTCACAGCCACAACAATATGGGCCAATAAGTATTATTCCAATTAACCTTGTAATTGCCTATGGAATAGCGACTAGGCATATTCTTGAAGTTGGAACATTTATTAGAAGAATTATCGCATATATCCTTCAAGGGATATATCTAATCTTCGTTTACCTACTGACCTATTATCTAGTTTTAAAAGGGTTTTCACACCTCATATCAGACACAGATCTGCCGGCACAAATCTGCGCTACAGTGGTAGTAGCCTTCTCAATGGCGCCCATGCATGGCAGGTTTCAGAAAGTCGCGTATAAACTTGTTTCAAGTCAGTCATTAAACGCGCCAATAACAATGAAGAAAGCAGGGGAGATCTTTCAATCTATAACGACACAAGATGCACTTCTCTGCCAGTTCACTGACTTGCTAACGGAATCGCTTAAAGCTCAGTCGGTACGCCTATTGATTAAAACCGGGGGGGATTTTACTGAAGCAACATCCAAAGGACGAGTTAAAGTCACACTTCCTCCAGCTTTGGTGGCGACTTTGGAATCAACAAAAGATCCAATCAGCGAGGATAAGCTGACCCGGTCTAGACAAACTCCAACAACTAAAGAGGTTCTCAGAGATCTTAGAACCTTAAACTCCCAACTTGCTACAGGTGTGTTTTCACAGTCTGAACTTAGAGCAGTTATTTTATTTGGATCCAGGACTGGCGGACGCATTTATGACAAAACCGAACAGGACACCCTTCAGATCCTCTGCAATCAGTTCGCTGTGGCTCTTGAAAATGCCCGGCTTTATACCGCGATGCAGGACAGTAAAATCCAGAATGAAATTATGCTGGAGCAGCTGGCCAGCGGGGTTGTGGTCGCCAGGCCGGACCGCGGCATCACCCTCTTTAACAATGAAGCCCAGAAGATTACCGGCATCAACGAAGAACAGTCCATTGGTAAACACATTACCGTCCTTCCGCGTGAAATTTATCTGGCCCTTGAAGTCACACTGGAAAATGAAAACGGCGTACGTAATATTGATGCGACAATTTATCCCGATGAAAACAGCGAGGATTTCCCGAAATATATCCGTATGAGCTCGGCCTTTCTGCTCGGGCACGACGGCAAACCCATGGGAGCGCTTCTGGTCATCACGGATATTACTGAACTGAAAGCACTGGAGGAACAGGTACGCCGGTCCGATCAGCTTTCGAGTGTCGGCACACTGGCCGCCGGCATGGCGCACGAAATCAAAAACCCGCTCGTAACCATTAAAACCTTCACCCAGCTGTTGCCCCAACGCTATAACGACGAAGATTTCCGCAAAGATTTTTCATCGCTCGTGGCCCATGAGGTTGAACGCATTGACGGCATCGTGAATGAACTGCTCAGTTTTTCAAAGCCGGCCAAACCGCACCTTATCGCTATGGATATTCAGGAGACGCTGGATCAGATCCTCAAGCTGGTGCATGAGCAGCTCTCGCAAAACAGCATCAAACTGCAGAACAACTGCAAAGCGGACAAATCGTACATTATGGGCGATGCGAAACTGCTTTCTCAGGCCATTATCAACCTGATTCTAAACGCCATTGATGCCATCGGTGAAAACGGGACTCTCACCATCGGAACCATCAACTGCGCTTATCGTTTTGCCACCGGAGACTCCCCCGACCGCGCCGTCACCCGGAAATGCATCCGCATTCAGATCACGGACAACGGCAAAGGCATTGCCCGCGAGAACCTTCAGAAAATTTTTGACCCCTTCTTTACCAGCAAAAGCGAAGGAACCGGTATGGGACTTTCCGTTGCGCACGGCATAATCAGCGAACACCACGGGGTAATCGAGGTTGACAGTGAACTGGGAAAAGGAACCACGTTTTACCTCTACATGCCCCTTCTTGAAGAAGAGGTTACCTCATGA
- a CDS encoding universal stress protein: MNMLVAVDFSQSTDSVLKEAAGLAGKLKTKLYVLHAVGDDPAARVYQTSSFSDYAPEVVSLPGDVQLARNLSAEELKREHNELLNISANLRRNGTQAQALLVKGDPAEMILQKAKELESDMIILGSHGHGLLHKAFLGSVSEAVIRHAECNVLIVPTPAG, translated from the coding sequence ATGAATATGCTTGTTGCGGTCGATTTTTCACAAAGTACCGATTCCGTACTCAAAGAAGCCGCCGGACTTGCCGGAAAACTTAAAACTAAACTCTACGTGCTTCATGCTGTCGGCGACGACCCCGCAGCACGGGTCTACCAAACCTCCTCCTTTTCCGATTACGCCCCCGAAGTGGTCTCCCTGCCCGGTGATGTGCAGCTGGCACGCAATCTCAGTGCCGAGGAACTCAAGCGCGAGCACAACGAACTGCTCAATATTTCCGCCAACCTCCGCCGGAACGGTACCCAGGCTCAGGCCCTTCTTGTGAAAGGCGATCCGGCCGAAATGATCCTGCAGAAAGCAAAAGAACTGGAATCCGACATGATTATTCTGGGTTCCCATGGCCACGGTCTGCTCCACAAAGCCTTTCTGGGCAGCGTATCCGAAGCCGTTATCCGCCATGCTGAATGCAATGTTCTGATTGTGCCGACCCCGGCCGGATAA